From the genome of Marixanthomonas ophiurae, one region includes:
- a CDS encoding T9SS type A sorting domain-containing protein produces MIFILSFKVSNNLIKFKELTNFSEKMISKKALFYSISTILGITTAQAQFEPQQVISTEVEAPYISIPFDIDNDGKLDVVTASNQDFKLRWFKNNDGAGNFETEAILNESPVFYLSIDFVDLDSDGDKDILFLENNPRNVVWLENIDGLGNFSTEQIIIAEQQDFITSVSVIDIDNDGDLDLMTSTTDTFTDKISWYENTNGLGNFGPEILLIENVMEIYPPVLKDIDNDGNIDILTAHENNGPAKLVWYKNETNGSFGPEQEIYQFDFLVSDQTSITYIQYVDVNTNGKKDIVITSHNDDTGTFVYWLDNLNNQGSFGLLQPLPNISSNQYRFFDLDNDEDIDVLLWNRYTNNFSWLENSDGEGNFTTERTITTNIDFPADATAGDIDGDGQLDVISASISDNKVAWYKNTGLGIEENYPLSFFLHPNPTTGKVKITSNQTVETIVVFNLLGQKIKTARQSNSIDLSSFESGIYFLQLKTETGKSQTHKIIKK; encoded by the coding sequence ATGATTTTCATTCTATCTTTTAAAGTATCGAATAATTTGATTAAATTTAAAGAACTAACCAATTTTTCAGAAAAAATGATTTCAAAAAAGGCTCTTTTTTACAGTATATCTACTATTCTAGGAATTACAACTGCACAAGCTCAATTTGAACCGCAACAAGTAATATCAACAGAAGTTGAAGCTCCTTACATTTCTATTCCTTTTGACATTGATAACGATGGAAAATTGGATGTGGTGACTGCCTCCAACCAAGATTTTAAACTTAGATGGTTTAAAAACAATGACGGAGCAGGTAATTTTGAAACTGAAGCCATACTTAATGAAAGTCCAGTATTTTATCTATCTATCGATTTTGTAGATTTAGATAGCGATGGAGACAAAGACATTTTATTTTTAGAAAACAACCCACGAAATGTTGTGTGGCTCGAAAACATAGATGGTTTAGGAAATTTTAGTACAGAACAAATTATTATTGCCGAGCAACAGGATTTTATTACCAGTGTTTCAGTAATAGACATAGATAATGATGGAGATTTAGACTTGATGACTTCAACAACTGACACCTTTACAGATAAAATTAGTTGGTATGAAAATACGAACGGTTTGGGAAATTTTGGACCAGAAATTCTATTGATAGAGAATGTTATGGAAATCTACCCTCCCGTATTAAAAGACATCGATAATGACGGCAATATAGATATTTTAACGGCTCACGAAAATAACGGTCCTGCAAAACTTGTTTGGTATAAAAATGAAACCAACGGAAGTTTCGGTCCTGAACAAGAAATTTATCAGTTTGATTTTCTTGTTTCTGATCAAACAAGCATTACTTATATCCAGTATGTAGATGTTAATACCAATGGTAAAAAAGATATTGTTATTACAAGTCATAATGATGATACGGGAACATTTGTCTATTGGCTGGACAACCTGAATAACCAAGGTAGTTTCGGTTTGCTACAACCTCTTCCAAATATATCTAGCAACCAATACCGATTTTTCGATCTAGATAATGACGAAGACATTGATGTGTTACTTTGGAATAGATATACCAATAATTTTTCTTGGCTGGAAAACAGTGATGGCGAAGGAAACTTTACCACTGAAAGAACAATAACAACAAATATTGATTTCCCTGCCGATGCAACTGCAGGTGATATTGACGGGGACGGACAGCTTGATGTAATTTCTGCCTCCATTAGTGATAATAAAGTGGCTTGGTATAAAAATACAGGCTTGGGCATCGAAGAAAACTATCCATTATCATTTTTTTTACACCCAAACCCTACAACTGGCAAAGTTAAAATAACATCAAACCAAACAGTCGAAACCATAGTAGTTTTCAACTTATTGGGACAAAAAATTAAAACCGCTCGGCAATCAAATAGTATAGATTTATCAAGTTTTGAGTCGGGCATTTATTTTTTACAGTTAAAAACTGAAACAGGAAAATCACAAACACATAAAATTATTAAGAAGTAA
- the kdsA gene encoding 3-deoxy-8-phosphooctulonate synthase: protein MNLNEIPRLKHTNSNNFFLLAGPCAIEGEDMALRIAEKVVSITNKLEIPYIFKGSFKKANRSRIDSFTGIGDEKALKILRKVSETFDVPTVTDIHENSDAAMAAEFVDVLQIPAFLVRQTDLVVAAAKTGKVVNLKKGQFMSPESMQHAAKKVTDSGNEKVMITDRGTMFGYQDMVVDFRGIPTMKQYASTVLDVTHSLQQPNQSVGVTGGRPEMISTIARAGIATGVDGLFIETHFDPANAKSDGANMLDLSKLEKLLTDLVAIRKTINGL from the coding sequence ATGAACCTCAACGAAATTCCAAGACTAAAACATACCAACTCCAACAACTTTTTCCTTTTAGCCGGACCTTGTGCCATAGAAGGCGAAGATATGGCTCTTCGTATTGCTGAAAAAGTAGTTTCAATAACCAATAAGCTTGAAATTCCTTACATTTTTAAAGGCAGCTTTAAAAAAGCAAATAGAAGTAGAATTGATAGTTTTACTGGAATTGGTGATGAAAAAGCATTGAAAATACTTCGGAAAGTTTCTGAAACATTTGATGTTCCTACCGTTACTGACATACATGAAAATAGCGATGCAGCTATGGCTGCAGAGTTTGTTGATGTGTTACAAATACCAGCTTTTTTAGTACGTCAAACCGATTTAGTTGTAGCTGCGGCAAAGACAGGAAAAGTAGTCAACTTGAAAAAAGGACAGTTTATGAGTCCTGAAAGCATGCAACACGCAGCAAAAAAAGTTACCGATAGTGGTAATGAAAAAGTAATGATTACCGACCGTGGAACCATGTTTGGTTATCAAGATATGGTGGTAGACTTTAGAGGCATCCCAACTATGAAACAATATGCTTCTACTGTTCTAGACGTTACCCACAGCCTCCAACAACCCAATCAAAGTGTTGGCGTAACAGGTGGGCGACCAGAAATGATAAGTACTATTGCTAGAGCTGGAATTGCAACAGGAGTAGATGGATTATTTATTGAAACCCACTTTGATCCTGCCAATGCCAAAAGTGATGGCGCCAATATGCTGGATTTGTCAAAGCTTGAAAAATTATTGACTGATTTAGTTGCTATTCGAAAGACAATAAATGGATTGTAA
- a CDS encoding DUF3857 domain-containing protein, with amino-acid sequence MKLKFIAPLLFLFSINFSQAQQRKTAEFGNPTRSEFSLIKYQKDPTANGVVLFESGKNYVEIVDNYIRLIKEVHRKIKVFDAKNFKHGTVEIPFYHDGDATEKIAKLKAITHNDQVKTYVAADAFYTTDETQNWSLKKFAFPNVKDGSILEYTYRIESPYFSNFGGWNFQGLLPKMYSEFESKIPGNYNYNRTLYGNMQLDINEAEVKKHCFNVPGFEIAAACEVATYAMFDVPAFKEEKYMLATKNYTARLDFELMKYTDLSGSTEKFSKSWDDVDKQFRYDKDFGRQLKYSNYFEDKLPTTVLSINDKMEKAKAVYYFIQNHFNWNGNYRVRSDIRVKDAFEKKSGNNSEINIALLNAMEAAGLKGDLVLLSTRGNGLPTTDYPVMTDFNFTIVKINVDDTDYLLDATNKNTPFGVLPFRDLNVQGRVMNFKKGSYWQPIVPFSKNVHYVNTQITANKGGVFTGVVNEINTGYMGWQKREDLEKNSKEEFLKEKQVRLSQLELSDYTIENQKELEEPFKESYSTKLEKSNSGKIFLNPFYIETYFTENPFNLEERNHPIDFGFPLTNTYLISIDLNNLYTVEQLPTNTALKLPNDDGSVSVVYSKGAGKVTIRLNLKLNNHSFPAEAYQGLKEFFAQVMTIQNQQPIVLKKK; translated from the coding sequence ATGAAATTAAAATTTATCGCTCCTCTTTTATTTCTGTTCAGTATTAACTTTTCACAAGCACAACAACGTAAAACAGCAGAATTTGGAAACCCAACACGGTCAGAATTTTCACTTATTAAATACCAAAAAGATCCTACTGCAAATGGGGTTGTTCTTTTTGAAAGTGGGAAAAACTACGTAGAAATCGTTGATAATTATATTCGGCTAATAAAAGAAGTGCATCGCAAAATAAAAGTATTCGATGCCAAGAACTTTAAACACGGTACTGTAGAAATCCCTTTTTATCATGATGGCGATGCCACTGAAAAGATTGCAAAACTTAAAGCGATTACACATAATGATCAAGTTAAAACCTATGTAGCCGCCGATGCTTTTTATACCACAGATGAAACTCAAAATTGGTCACTCAAGAAATTTGCTTTTCCAAATGTTAAAGATGGAAGTATTTTAGAATATACCTATAGAATAGAATCCCCTTATTTTTCAAATTTCGGTGGGTGGAACTTTCAAGGCCTCTTGCCTAAAATGTACAGTGAATTTGAGTCTAAAATACCCGGTAATTACAATTATAACCGTACTTTATATGGAAATATGCAGCTCGACATCAATGAAGCCGAAGTGAAAAAACATTGTTTTAACGTTCCCGGTTTTGAAATAGCGGCTGCTTGTGAAGTTGCAACATATGCCATGTTTGATGTTCCAGCTTTTAAAGAAGAAAAATACATGTTGGCTACAAAAAACTATACCGCCCGTTTAGATTTTGAATTAATGAAATATACCGACTTATCTGGTAGTACGGAAAAGTTTTCTAAAAGCTGGGACGATGTAGACAAGCAATTTCGTTATGACAAAGATTTTGGTAGGCAACTTAAATACAGCAACTACTTTGAAGACAAACTGCCCACAACCGTACTCTCCATTAATGACAAAATGGAAAAAGCTAAAGCGGTGTATTATTTTATACAAAATCATTTTAACTGGAACGGCAATTACCGGGTTCGTTCAGACATTCGTGTAAAAGATGCTTTTGAAAAAAAGTCGGGCAATAATTCTGAAATTAACATAGCACTCCTAAATGCTATGGAAGCTGCTGGTTTAAAGGGTGATTTAGTGTTATTATCAACCCGGGGAAACGGACTTCCAACAACGGATTATCCGGTTATGACAGACTTTAATTTTACCATTGTCAAAATCAACGTTGACGATACTGATTATTTGCTGGATGCCACTAATAAAAATACTCCTTTTGGGGTCTTGCCTTTTAGAGACTTAAATGTTCAAGGTCGGGTAATGAATTTTAAAAAAGGTAGTTATTGGCAACCCATTGTTCCTTTTTCCAAAAACGTTCATTATGTAAATACTCAAATAACGGCCAACAAGGGTGGAGTTTTTACTGGGGTTGTTAATGAAATCAATACAGGGTATATGGGCTGGCAAAAAAGGGAAGATTTGGAAAAGAATTCAAAAGAAGAATTCCTAAAGGAAAAACAGGTAAGGCTTTCTCAACTAGAATTATCTGACTATACCATCGAAAACCAAAAAGAGCTTGAAGAACCATTCAAAGAAAGCTACTCCACTAAATTAGAAAAAAGTAACAGTGGAAAAATATTCCTGAACCCATTTTATATAGAAACTTATTTTACCGAAAACCCATTCAATCTTGAAGAACGAAACCACCCCATCGATTTTGGCTTTCCACTAACCAATACCTATTTAATTTCCATAGATTTAAACAATTTATACACTGTTGAGCAACTACCCACCAATACCGCTTTAAAACTCCCCAACGACGATGGTTCGGTATCGGTTGTTTATAGCAAAGGAGCAGGAAAAGTAACGATACGTTTAAATTTAAAGCTAAACAACCACTCATTCCCAGCTGAAGCGTATCAAGGATTAAAGGAATTTTTTGCCCAAGTGATGACCATCCAAAACCAACAACCTATTGTGTTGAAAAAGAAGTAA
- a CDS encoding NAD(P)-dependent oxidoreductase, producing the protein MTFALIKERKNPPDRRVVFSPIMCQEVIKQYPDARIIAETSDIRIFHDKAYRKADVEVQEDISKADVLLGVKEVPVEALIPNKKYFFFSHTIKKQPYNRELLQAVLQKSIELYDHETITKKNGSRLIGFGRYAGLVGAYNGFRALGLRDKLFNLEKVDVLPDLDAVKEELDKIKVPTIKILLSGSGKVAYGAKEILDYLNIKKVNVTDYLTKDFDQPVYCMIDVLDYNKRTDGLPSNKREFYNNPSGYESDFMRFATVSDFFIAGHFHGEGAPYLFTREDARHPHFNINLVADVSCDIDGPVASTIRPSTIEDPFYGYDPVTEKETFYDIPGSITVMAVDNLPCELPKNASEGFGEMFLESVIPAFFNGDKDGILARAKMTTSEGKLTKNFGYLQDYVDGKE; encoded by the coding sequence ATAACCTTTGCACTTATCAAAGAACGTAAAAATCCACCCGACCGTCGTGTCGTTTTTTCACCAATAATGTGTCAAGAAGTCATAAAACAATACCCAGACGCTCGTATTATAGCTGAAACATCTGATATTCGAATTTTTCATGATAAAGCATATAGAAAAGCAGACGTAGAAGTACAAGAAGATATTTCAAAAGCTGACGTGCTCTTGGGCGTGAAAGAAGTACCAGTAGAGGCATTAATACCTAACAAAAAATATTTCTTTTTTAGCCATACAATAAAAAAACAACCTTATAACCGTGAGTTGTTACAGGCTGTTCTTCAGAAAAGCATAGAGTTATACGATCACGAAACTATTACCAAAAAAAATGGGAGTCGCTTAATTGGATTTGGGCGTTATGCAGGATTAGTAGGCGCTTACAATGGCTTTAGAGCTTTAGGGTTACGTGATAAGTTGTTTAACTTGGAAAAAGTAGATGTCTTACCCGATTTAGATGCTGTTAAGGAAGAATTAGACAAAATTAAAGTACCAACCATCAAAATCCTGCTTAGCGGAAGTGGGAAAGTGGCTTACGGTGCTAAAGAAATTCTGGATTATTTAAACATAAAAAAAGTAAACGTTACCGATTACCTTACTAAGGATTTTGACCAGCCGGTGTATTGCATGATCGATGTATTGGATTACAACAAACGCACAGATGGTTTGCCTAGTAATAAGCGTGAATTTTACAACAATCCTTCGGGCTACGAAAGTGACTTTATGCGATTTGCTACAGTGAGCGATTTCTTTATCGCCGGTCATTTTCACGGAGAGGGAGCGCCTTATCTATTTACTCGAGAGGATGCCCGCCATCCACACTTCAATATTAATTTGGTAGCCGATGTATCGTGCGATATCGATGGCCCTGTGGCTAGTACCATACGACCTTCAACCATTGAAGATCCGTTTTATGGGTATGACCCTGTCACCGAAAAAGAAACTTTTTACGATATTCCTGGTTCGATTACTGTAATGGCCGTGGATAATTTGCCTTGCGAACTACCCAAAAACGCCAGTGAAGGCTTTGGAGAGATGTTTTTGGAAAGTGTCATTCCTGCTTTTTTCAACGGTGATAAAGATGGTATTTTAGCACGAGCCAAGATGACAACTAGTGAAGGCAAATTGACTAAAAACTTTGGTTATTTACAGGATTATGTAGATGGAAAAGAGTAA
- a CDS encoding M36 family metallopeptidase: protein MKTHNEPSSLSFNFNLLFLIVFYLSGLFAIAQVNPNQSTRPKTTKKDVVQKASADLKKLIQQKSPDYVITAEHVSSTTGIRHIYLRQAIGDLEVVGTESSVHLDATGKVVAEHSNFLENINNTLLNTSSSIQAEQAIRSVAQQMNYGAVKNLGQITSEKGKNKAAVYSKAGISNSKIPVKLMYYYRERVGTTLIWELSVEEKNSSDWWNFRVDAQTGQIIDKVNFTVSCIEESHEHHSKLNNEGIVKEEKPIYTVENEPTSMVGSYNVIELPLESPNFGSRSVVTNPDNAVASPYGWHDTDGVAGAESEYTVGNNADAYDDSSSTQTGTGEGDNSERAFGGAGLVFNDPFNPVYSNGDRSIDAAVTNVFYWSNIIHDITYQYGFDEASGNFQINNYGNGGIGGDSVRAEAQDGSGTCNANFSTPVDGNKGRMQMYVCNSRDGDFDNAVITHEYGHGISTRLTGGAGDSNCLNRFTHPEQMGEGWSDFFGLVFTMNVGEQGDDARGVGTWLLGEGPNGQGIRTYRYSTDLAENPHTYDAVKSAVVPHGVGEIWAVMLWDMTWDLIDVYGFDPDIYNGNGGNNIAMNLVMEGLKLQPCGPGFVDGRDAILAADQALYGGANYCTIWKAFARRGLGFSASQGSSTSITDGTEAFDMPPNIALFNTAPETLCVTAGIQSGLGGGTPTGGIYSGTGVSDDGNGTTFTFDPSIAGIGTASITYTVSDACNPGSNTALIDTIEITDGLPDLICKNTSITLDGAGNASIENSDVIANTIPDTSTYTLDESGTFALETITGTPISLGDDNGTTALPIGFDFSFYGNTYSSFYIASNGFISFDGSGMTGSSSYTPTALPNANTPNNMIAVVWDDLSPNNGGAINYETIGTAPNRKLVIDFVGVPLYNDAATITAQVQIYEGSSLIEIHSTDVQNNGGSRTMGIENADGTAALAATGRNNQVWTANNDYVAFVPGITNNLADNCGNPVVLSLSKMDFTCKDIGDNIVTVTADDGNGGIATCEAIVTVEGPTTTYTGTWDNGVPDTSKKAIFNSNYNTSTADIDACSCEVGNNAEVTVGGGDYMKVEGNITVNSGASLVIVHEGSVVQVDDNATVTNNGTITVEKTSPSIGNRGFMIASSPMTEDTKAAFGNPIQFRNHITSNFVPNQDVEDDFPDANNFADDNGDNWQQYVGMMNPGEGYLMMPQTTPTIGTPASYDFEFDQGTLNNGVISFTLGYNGTQNGSPNILGNPYASAIDVDVFFDDNTMIDDVYFWEHLNPPSNYPGYNVSNYDMGDISIYNETMGGVPAANGGATPNEYIASGQGFGVKPNSGGTVVFNNAMRVTDNNNTYRNNEIEKDRVWVNVFNDAYKLGSTTMIGYSEVTTDGFDDGVDSKRLATPVSIYSELETGEQLVIQGRKPFDIEDEVMLSFSTQIEEVQTYRISIHNLEGINVSDATVYLLDTKNGNLTNLSQEDYTFSSNVGTYHNRFKILYKGTVLNTSDNVLETISVFPNPTDGILNITSPNTPITTVEVFDIRGRKVLEKQLNNQNNGAVDVSKLESALYFISIYTADGFITKRFLKE, encoded by the coding sequence ATGAAAACGCATAACGAACCTTCCAGCTTGAGCTTTAATTTCAATTTACTCTTTTTAATAGTATTTTATTTAAGTGGACTTTTTGCCATCGCACAAGTAAACCCAAATCAATCCACCCGTCCAAAAACTACTAAAAAAGATGTCGTGCAAAAAGCTTCGGCTGATTTAAAAAAACTGATTCAACAAAAAAGCCCTGATTATGTAATTACGGCGGAGCATGTAAGTTCTACAACAGGCATACGCCATATATACTTACGGCAGGCCATTGGTGATCTTGAAGTGGTAGGAACGGAGTCTAGCGTTCACTTGGATGCCACCGGAAAGGTTGTTGCGGAGCATTCAAATTTTTTAGAAAACATTAATAATACCTTGCTAAACACTTCTAGTTCTATACAAGCTGAGCAAGCTATTCGTTCGGTAGCACAACAAATGAATTATGGCGCAGTTAAAAACTTAGGTCAGATTACTTCTGAAAAAGGTAAAAATAAGGCGGCAGTTTACAGTAAAGCTGGTATTTCCAACTCTAAAATCCCAGTTAAATTAATGTATTATTATAGAGAACGAGTAGGTACTACATTAATCTGGGAATTATCCGTAGAAGAAAAAAACTCTTCAGATTGGTGGAATTTTAGGGTAGATGCTCAAACAGGTCAAATAATCGATAAGGTAAACTTTACAGTTTCTTGTATTGAAGAATCTCACGAACACCATTCAAAGTTAAATAATGAAGGTATTGTTAAGGAAGAAAAACCGATATATACAGTCGAAAATGAGCCCACTTCTATGGTGGGGAGTTATAATGTAATAGAACTACCCTTAGAGTCTCCCAATTTTGGCTCAAGAAGTGTCGTTACAAATCCAGATAATGCAGTGGCTTCTCCCTATGGCTGGCATGACACCGATGGTGTGGCAGGTGCAGAGTCTGAATATACGGTTGGTAACAATGCTGATGCCTATGATGACAGTAGCAGTACTCAAACAGGAACTGGAGAAGGTGATAATTCCGAACGTGCATTTGGAGGCGCAGGTTTGGTTTTCAACGATCCTTTCAACCCTGTTTATTCTAATGGAGATCGTAGTATTGATGCAGCGGTAACCAATGTGTTTTATTGGTCTAATATAATACATGATATTACCTATCAATATGGTTTTGATGAAGCTTCAGGAAATTTTCAAATTAATAACTACGGAAATGGTGGAATAGGAGGCGATTCAGTACGTGCTGAAGCTCAAGATGGTTCTGGTACATGTAACGCTAATTTTTCTACCCCGGTCGACGGTAATAAAGGAAGAATGCAGATGTATGTATGTAATAGTCGGGATGGTGATTTTGACAATGCTGTTATTACACACGAGTATGGTCATGGGATATCTACCCGTTTAACCGGCGGTGCTGGAGATTCAAACTGTTTAAACAGATTTACACACCCAGAACAAATGGGTGAGGGATGGAGTGATTTCTTTGGGCTTGTATTTACCATGAACGTCGGCGAACAAGGTGACGATGCCCGTGGTGTGGGAACATGGTTGTTAGGAGAAGGTCCTAATGGTCAAGGTATTAGAACTTATAGATACAGTACCGACCTTGCTGAAAATCCTCATACCTATGATGCTGTTAAATCTGCAGTAGTGCCTCATGGGGTTGGAGAAATATGGGCTGTAATGTTATGGGACATGACGTGGGACCTCATTGATGTGTACGGATTCGATCCTGATATTTATAATGGAAACGGAGGGAATAATATTGCTATGAACTTGGTCATGGAAGGTTTAAAATTACAGCCTTGTGGCCCTGGTTTTGTAGATGGAAGGGATGCCATTCTTGCAGCAGACCAAGCGTTATATGGAGGAGCTAATTATTGTACTATTTGGAAAGCTTTTGCCCGTCGCGGTCTAGGTTTTAGTGCCAGTCAAGGCTCTTCAACAAGTATTACAGATGGTACGGAGGCATTTGATATGCCGCCTAATATTGCTCTTTTTAATACAGCTCCGGAAACTTTATGTGTTACCGCTGGTATCCAATCAGGTTTGGGTGGTGGAACACCAACAGGGGGTATCTACAGTGGTACGGGGGTTAGTGATGATGGTAATGGTACAACATTTACTTTTGATCCTTCAATAGCGGGTATCGGAACGGCGAGCATTACCTATACTGTATCAGATGCTTGTAATCCTGGAAGTAATACTGCTTTGATTGATACCATAGAAATTACAGACGGTTTACCCGATCTTATTTGTAAAAATACTAGCATAACCTTAGATGGAGCTGGGAATGCTTCTATTGAAAATTCAGACGTGATAGCCAACACGATTCCCGATACCTCTACATATACCTTAGATGAATCTGGAACGTTTGCTCTGGAAACCATTACAGGTACTCCGATTTCTTTGGGAGATGATAACGGTACAACTGCACTGCCAATTGGTTTTGATTTTAGTTTCTATGGAAACACCTATTCAAGTTTTTATATTGCATCCAATGGTTTTATTTCTTTTGACGGGAGTGGAATGACTGGGAGTTCTTCTTATACACCTACTGCATTACCAAATGCCAATACCCCTAACAATATGATTGCCGTAGTTTGGGATGATTTGAGCCCAAATAATGGGGGTGCGATAAACTATGAGACCATTGGAACAGCTCCAAACAGGAAATTAGTAATTGATTTTGTAGGCGTACCATTATATAATGATGCTGCTACAATCACCGCTCAAGTACAAATATATGAAGGGTCTTCCTTAATTGAAATCCATAGTACAGATGTTCAAAATAATGGCGGATCTAGAACGATGGGAATAGAAAATGCAGACGGGACAGCCGCTCTGGCCGCTACCGGAAGAAACAATCAGGTTTGGACTGCCAACAATGATTATGTAGCTTTTGTCCCTGGGATAACTAATAATTTAGCCGATAATTGCGGAAACCCTGTAGTGCTTTCTTTGAGTAAAATGGATTTTACCTGTAAGGATATAGGAGATAATATAGTAACAGTTACCGCCGATGATGGTAACGGGGGCATAGCTACTTGTGAAGCCATCGTCACAGTAGAAGGCCCAACCACTACCTATACCGGTACTTGGGATAATGGCGTGCCAGATACCAGTAAGAAAGCTATTTTCAATTCAAATTATAATACGAGTACCGCCGATATTGATGCCTGTTCCTGTGAAGTAGGGAATAATGCTGAAGTTACCGTTGGTGGTGGGGATTATATGAAGGTAGAAGGAAATATCACCGTAAATAGTGGTGCCAGTTTAGTGATAGTCCACGAAGGTAGTGTAGTACAAGTAGATGACAATGCCACTGTGACTAACAACGGAACTATTACAGTTGAAAAAACAAGTCCGAGCATTGGCAATCGAGGTTTTATGATCGCCTCCAGCCCAATGACTGAAGATACAAAAGCTGCTTTTGGCAACCCGATACAATTCCGAAATCATATAACGAGTAATTTTGTGCCCAATCAAGATGTTGAAGATGATTTTCCAGATGCCAATAACTTTGCTGATGACAATGGTGATAACTGGCAACAATACGTAGGGATGATGAACCCCGGGGAAGGGTATTTAATGATGCCCCAGACCACGCCGACTATTGGAACTCCTGCTAGTTATGATTTTGAGTTTGACCAAGGAACCCTTAACAATGGTGTAATTAGCTTTACACTGGGCTATAACGGTACACAAAATGGAAGTCCGAACATATTGGGTAACCCGTATGCTTCAGCCATAGATGTAGATGTGTTTTTTGACGATAACACAATGATAGACGATGTGTATTTCTGGGAACACTTGAACCCACCATCAAATTACCCAGGCTACAATGTCAGTAATTATGATATGGGCGATATTTCCATATACAATGAAACAATGGGAGGCGTACCAGCAGCAAATGGCGGGGCGACACCTAATGAGTATATTGCTTCGGGACAAGGATTTGGAGTAAAGCCAAACAGTGGAGGAACGGTAGTTTTCAACAACGCCATGCGAGTAACCGATAACAATAATACATACCGAAACAATGAAATAGAAAAAGACCGTGTATGGGTTAATGTGTTTAATGATGCTTATAAACTGGGAAGCACAACAATGATAGGCTATTCTGAGGTAACCACTGATGGATTTGATGATGGAGTTGACAGTAAACGATTGGCAACGCCTGTATCGATATATTCTGAATTGGAAACTGGAGAACAATTGGTTATTCAAGGTCGTAAGCCTTTTGATATTGAAGATGAAGTGATGCTGAGTTTTTCTACACAGATAGAAGAAGTACAGACCTACAGAATCAGTATCCACAACCTTGAAGGGATTAATGTAAGCGATGCTACAGTGTATCTATTGGATACTAAAAATGGAAATCTAACCAATTTAAGCCAAGAGGATTATACCTTCAGTAGTAATGTAGGAACGTACCATAACCGTTTTAAGATACTATACAAAGGGACGGTATTGAATACTTCAGATAATGTATTAGAGACTATTTCGGTATTTCCTAATCCTACAGATGGTATATTGAATATTACCTCACCGAATACACCTATTACGACGGTGGAAGTATTTGACATACGTGGAAGAAAAGTATTAGAAAAACAGTTAAATAACCAAAACAATGGGGCTGTCGATGTCTCTAAACTGGAAAGTGCTTTATACTTTATTTCGATTTATACAGCAGATGGTTTTATAACAAAAAGATTTTTAAAAGAATAA
- a CDS encoding YqiA/YcfP family alpha/beta fold hydrolase, whose product MNILYLHGLDSRLNNEKRTVLEKFGTVYAPNIDYRNKPNTINQLLTTYKNHDPEINVVIGSSMGGFAGYYISEILNRPALLFNPALASRSVTQEIPDSIISSLNLKHIILGAKDDVIDPNKTLQFLSKTTLAEYRIHTLLNLEHRIPVAVFKEAVEEFFAELCY is encoded by the coding sequence ATGAACATACTATACCTCCATGGCCTTGACAGTAGATTAAACAATGAAAAGCGAACGGTTTTAGAAAAGTTTGGAACCGTCTATGCTCCAAACATCGATTACCGAAATAAGCCGAATACTATTAATCAGCTACTTACAACCTATAAAAACCACGACCCAGAAATAAATGTAGTGATTGGTAGTAGTATGGGTGGTTTTGCTGGGTATTATATTTCAGAAATATTAAACCGTCCAGCTTTGTTGTTTAATCCGGCTCTGGCTTCTCGCTCGGTAACACAAGAAATCCCAGATTCTATTATTTCGTCCTTAAATCTTAAACATATTATCTTGGGCGCAAAAGATGACGTAATTGACCCTAATAAAACCTTACAGTTTTTATCTAAAACTACCCTTGCAGAATATCGCATTCATACACTTTTAAACTTGGAACATCGTATTCCAGTTGCTGTTTTTAAAGAGGCTGTGGAAGAGTTTTTTGCTGAGCTTTGTTATTAA